One Oligoflexus sp. genomic window, AAAGGTTCAGAATCGTAGGGATAAAAACCGATGGCCGATGTGCTCACGAAACAGCTGAGCGGAGTCTTGCGTTTGGCCAGTGCGGCTCCCAAGCGCCTTGTGGCTAGACCTCGGGATTTTTGAATGGCTTCCTTGCGCTCCGAAGTCCACGCACCTTTGGCGATGGACTCCCCCATGAGATTCACCACCGCATCGAATGATTCCAGATCATGGGGACATTCAGATTTCGTAGGATCCCAAATCAAAGTCTGGCAGGGCAAACTCCAGTCGCCAGGCAGACTTTCGGGACGGCGTAGCAAGAGAGTCAGTTCGTGGCCGTCACAGAGGAGACGTGTGCAAAGCGATCGTCCAATAAATCCAGTGGCACCAGTGATGAGTATTCTCACGGCAAGCTCCTCCCACAATTTTCTTTTTTATAGCGGAATGCGAAAAGGAGAGCCAGGGGGATTCGTAGGCGAACACTGCACAGGTGTCCAGGTTCGGAGGAGTGAGAAATGCCCGAGCTTCAAAGGATCCAGGCTAGCGGGCACGCTCGATAGAGGTCACGGGCAAGCCCGTGATTAGCGACTCAAGACTTTTTCAATCGCGGGGAGCACTTTGGAAGGAACCAAAGGCTTCACGATCCAAGCCAAAATACCAGCAGCTTTACCAGCAGCTTTAATATCGGGCGTGGCTTCCGTCGTCAGCATGAGCATGGGCACCTTGGCAAGCTCAGGGATTTCCCGAACTTTCGAGGCCATCGTCACGCCGTCCATCTGGGGCATGTTGAAGTCAGTGATGATCATGTTGATGTCTTTGTTCTCGACAGCTTGTCTGAGACCATCAGCCCCATCAACACCTTCGATGACCTTGTGGCCAGCCCCTTCCAACGCTTCCCGCAACTGGATACGGAGGGTTTCCGAGTCATCGACAATCAGAATCTTTGCCATAGTGTATCCCCACAAGAAAGCACGATTGGTTAAAGGTTAGACAACCTCTGTATCAGATTTTAAACGAAACTGGAGCATGAGTCCAAGACCCAGCTGAGAAGTTAATCGAATATCTGTTGCTTTCTGCTCATCGAAGAACCGTTTGAGGCCCGCAAAGTCCACGATAGGGCCGCTGTCCGGCTTTTCCTTATGCAAAAGCGACGAGGCAAAAACCTGCTGGAAAACCTGCTCATCCGACATTTTCTGTAGGATGGCTTCGCTGACGAGTCCCTTCTCTTTCATAATTTCACGCAGTTTGCCGGCTGACATCCCGCGTCCATCATCGGAAAGTTGAAAAAGAACACCGTGATCATCGGCCACAGCCTTGATGCGGATATGCCCGTACTCGGCCTTGGCCAGTTTCCGGCGGCGTGCCGGTGTTTCAATCCCGCCACTGATGGATTTCTCGATCAGAACGGCAAAGATATCCCGCAGAGGACGGGCCATTTCGGGCGGAACCAGAACGTTGTCCCACTCGAAGGTAATCTTTACGAGCTTACGATCATGCGCCGATTGAACTTTTGCCAAATCGGCAAGGAAAGGCTCCATCGTCGAAAGACGCAGATAGTTGATCTTGAGAACGTGCTTGCGCAGTTTCATCAGGACATCGCGGGCGGCTTCCAGGGAATCCGGCTTGATGCTCTGAATCGCCTGATCAATGGTGGCGGTGATGTCTTTATAGAGCGTGGGATCGAGCTTATGCTGAAAATCGCGCGTGATATCATCATCGGTATTCAGCGTGTAGAAAATTCGGACGAGTTCCACGCACTCGGTGCGGATTTGCGAATATTCCTTGGCCAGTTCATTGCGATTCTTGAAAAGTTCCTGTCCGGGTTCACCGGCCAGCTTCACTTCCAGGATCTCGACCATTTCTTTCAGGGTCAGAAAACCGGCACTGTCGGCGGCGAACTTCACCCCGTCAACGCCGGTCTTGAAGGCTTTGAAATCATCGACTTCCAGCGCGTGATCCAGGCGGCGGATCAGGGCTTCCAGATCAAGGCAGATCCCTTGCAGTATGCTGTTTTCCGCGTTCTGGATTTCCAGGATGCGGCGAACCGCGGATTCATTGCGCTTGATCCAGACGTTGCGTTCTTCACGCTCGCGGATGAGGTCCGTGCGATTCTCGATGATGAGCAGGATTTTCTGAACGACGCCATCGGCGGTGACGGCATGGTAATCCACCTTCAGCCACAGCTCGCTGTCTCCAATGCGGCGACGCAGGAGATTCGGGAACTGGGTCTTCACCGATTCGAACCAGTACTCCGATTCGCCAATGGCGCGAACCAGGAGCTTGCAGGCTTCGATTTCAGGCGCTTTCATCGTCGCAAAGGCAGGTTCGAACAGGAGTTCAACGATGCCGACCTTGGCAAAACCATTGTTCAGTCCAGAATAACGAGCGTGCTGCAGCAGGTATTCGCAGTAGCGGCTGTAGTTGGGTTCCACCTGGCCGCGCGTTCCCACGC contains:
- a CDS encoding PAS domain-containing protein; the encoded protein is MSVSAKIEAIQNLHATHNIISTLEQSKTSIEQLVDEMPDALFVFDVKGTILKANLEGCRLLKVEPEYYLGTNLAKVFDVESANILFNKIQLVAQNPKSFERPHEFELQAITGKDEAQPYHWALRPLVPLRFDKIPLIVLYGRNLVDIRSFERELSQIYSSIPIGILSVGTRGQVEPNYSRYCEYLLQHARYSGLNNGFAKVGIVELLFEPAFATMKAPEIEACKLLVRAIGESEYWFESVKTQFPNLLRRRIGDSELWLKVDYHAVTADGVVQKILLIIENRTDLIREREERNVWIKRNESAVRRILEIQNAENSILQGICLDLEALIRRLDHALEVDDFKAFKTGVDGVKFAADSAGFLTLKEMVEILEVKLAGEPGQELFKNRNELAKEYSQIRTECVELVRIFYTLNTDDDITRDFQHKLDPTLYKDITATIDQAIQSIKPDSLEAARDVLMKLRKHVLKINYLRLSTMEPFLADLAKVQSAHDRKLVKITFEWDNVLVPPEMARPLRDIFAVLIEKSISGGIETPARRRKLAKAEYGHIRIKAVADDHGVLFQLSDDGRGMSAGKLREIMKEKGLVSEAILQKMSDEQVFQQVFASSLLHKEKPDSGPIVDFAGLKRFFDEQKATDIRLTSQLGLGLMLQFRLKSDTEVV
- a CDS encoding response regulator, coding for MAKILIVDDSETLRIQLREALEGAGHKVIEGVDGADGLRQAVENKDINMIITDFNMPQMDGVTMASKVREIPELAKVPMLMLTTEATPDIKAAGKAAGILAWIVKPLVPSKVLPAIEKVLSR
- a CDS encoding NAD-dependent epimerase/dehydratase family protein, whose product is MRILITGATGFIGRSLCTRLLCDGHELTLLLRRPESLPGDWSLPCQTLIWDPTKSECPHDLESFDAVVNLMGESIAKGAWTSERKEAIQKSRGLATRRLGAALAKRKTPLSCFVSTSAIGFYPYDSEP